One segment of Gemmatimonadota bacterium DNA contains the following:
- a CDS encoding UvrB/UvrC motif-containing protein, with translation MSRRRRKKRAATPEVEARVAAMREVVRADVKDRPGVYRMISPDGEIVYVGKAKKLRTRLMSYFRAEYPAEKGARILREAGEIAWDYHPSEFAALLEELRLIKRWRPRFNVMMKRDARHYAFVRITRGPAPKFQVVRSAAADDNGMYFGPFSGALQLENALRELNDVLGLRDCASDTRMYFADQVELPVAPPRTPGCIRHEIGRCLGPCVAATTVSEYASRLELAREFLEGAHDAPVATLRVAMEASSDALDFERAASLRDKILRLESLQDQFARLRFAVESLSFVYTVPGFGDENRAYIIRRGRVRAELPAPRTPAERATLAALAAEVFVPSESTRLTVPAHEVDELLLLSSFFRKFPEELEGTEPASSFLQARSA, from the coding sequence ATGAGCAGGCGCCGGCGCAAGAAACGCGCGGCCACCCCTGAGGTCGAGGCGCGCGTCGCCGCGATGCGCGAAGTCGTACGCGCCGACGTGAAAGATCGGCCTGGCGTGTATCGCATGATCTCCCCGGACGGTGAGATCGTGTACGTGGGGAAGGCCAAAAAACTCCGCACACGCCTCATGAGCTATTTCCGCGCCGAGTATCCGGCGGAGAAAGGCGCACGCATTCTGCGCGAGGCTGGCGAGATTGCGTGGGACTATCACCCAAGCGAATTCGCCGCGCTACTCGAGGAGTTGCGGCTCATCAAACGGTGGCGCCCGCGCTTCAACGTGATGATGAAGCGAGACGCGCGCCACTACGCATTTGTGCGCATCACCCGTGGGCCAGCGCCCAAGTTTCAGGTGGTGCGCTCGGCTGCTGCTGACGACAACGGTATGTATTTCGGCCCATTCAGCGGCGCGCTGCAACTCGAGAACGCACTCCGCGAACTCAATGACGTACTCGGCCTCCGCGACTGCGCCAGCGACACGCGTATGTATTTTGCCGACCAAGTGGAACTGCCGGTGGCGCCGCCGCGCACGCCCGGATGCATTCGCCACGAGATTGGCCGCTGCCTCGGCCCCTGCGTTGCGGCCACCACGGTGTCCGAATACGCCTCACGGCTCGAACTTGCCCGCGAGTTTCTCGAAGGGGCGCACGATGCACCGGTGGCGACGCTCCGAGTAGCAATGGAAGCCAGCAGCGACGCCCTCGACTTTGAGCGCGCCGCGAGCCTGCGCGACAAGATTCTGCGGCTCGAGTCGCTGCAAGATCAGTTCGCGCGACTGCGCTTTGCGGTGGAATCGCTGTCGTTCGTGTACACCGTGCCCGGATTTGGCGACGAAAACCGCGCGTACATTATTCGTCGCGGGCGCGTGCGTGCCGAGCTCCCCGCCCCTCGTACACCCGCTGAGCGCGCCACGCTCGCGGCGCTGGCCGCCGAGGTATTTGTCCCCTCCGAGTCGACGCGACTCACCGTTCCCGCGCACGAAGTAGACGAGCTCCTCCTGCTCTCGAGCTTCTTCCGAAAGTTTCCGGAGGAGCTGGAGGGAACCGAGCCGGCGAGTTCATTTCTGCAGGCCCGCAGCGCGTAG
- a CDS encoding metallophosphoesterase family protein — protein sequence MLIGLISDTHGLLRPEVYEALAGVELILHAGDVCSDTILDELSLIAPVRAVYGNCDDPWTPGLSQQLELELGGLRIHVSHGHELGRPKPAALAAAYDADVIVYGHTHVQLIERVGKQLVINPGAAGPKRFALPATVARLTIVDGRADAELLTLA from the coding sequence GTGCTGATCGGGCTCATTAGCGACACGCACGGGCTGTTGCGGCCCGAAGTCTACGAGGCGCTCGCCGGTGTGGAGTTGATTCTGCATGCCGGCGACGTGTGCAGCGACACGATTCTCGACGAACTCTCGCTCATTGCGCCGGTGCGCGCTGTTTATGGCAACTGCGATGATCCGTGGACGCCGGGGCTCTCGCAGCAGCTGGAGCTGGAGCTGGGTGGACTCCGCATACATGTGAGCCACGGGCACGAACTCGGCCGGCCAAAGCCCGCGGCGCTCGCCGCTGCGTACGACGCGGATGTGATTGTGTACGGACACACGCACGTGCAGCTGATTGAACGCGTGGGAAAGCAGTTGGTGATCAACCCGGGTGCCGCTGGACCAAAGCGGTTCGCGCTGCCTGCGACGGTGGCGCGGCTGACGATTGTGGACGGGCGTGCCGACGCGGAGCTGTTGACGCTGGCCTAA
- a CDS encoding MFS transporter: MSGAALGGRAPHPWVFAVLYFPMGLTIGYPSVALGYLASRAGLPVSTSAAIVGMAFFAHAFKFVWAPLGDATLTRKTWYLLAVAAIALGLFVLTVTPMQASNVPLLSVVVLASNVGASFLAFATEGLMAHNTTLATRGRAAGWFQSGNQFGQTAGGGVGLLLVKHLPSTWLAGVALAAIVFACAFALRFLDEPGRGVVGETVATKLAAAVRALTLMLRTRDGRIGLLLALLPIGSGASQFLFGSLGAEWNAGADTVGFVLGAGGGVAIVAGCFAGGWVADRMAKPTAYAWACAISAAAAALMMLSPRNSMGFAAATLFYTFSLGLCTASLTGMVLALIGDHAAATKINVFFAFNTLGGLAMIRFDGAVHDRFGTQGMLAAEALVSLGCLVLFVILAGRIRGADRAH, translated from the coding sequence GTGTCGGGCGCCGCTCTTGGTGGGCGTGCGCCGCATCCGTGGGTGTTCGCGGTGCTCTACTTTCCGATGGGTCTTACTATCGGCTATCCGTCGGTCGCGCTCGGGTACCTCGCGAGTCGCGCTGGTTTGCCGGTGTCCACGAGCGCGGCCATTGTGGGGATGGCCTTTTTTGCGCACGCGTTCAAGTTCGTGTGGGCGCCGCTCGGCGACGCAACACTCACGCGCAAAACGTGGTACCTGCTCGCGGTCGCAGCGATTGCGCTCGGTCTGTTTGTGTTGACGGTGACGCCGATGCAAGCGTCGAACGTGCCGCTGCTCTCGGTGGTGGTGCTAGCGTCGAATGTGGGGGCGTCGTTCCTTGCGTTTGCCACCGAAGGGTTGATGGCGCACAACACCACGCTGGCCACGCGCGGTCGCGCCGCCGGGTGGTTCCAGAGCGGGAATCAGTTTGGTCAAACGGCCGGTGGCGGCGTAGGGTTGTTGCTCGTCAAGCATCTGCCGTCCACCTGGCTCGCGGGCGTTGCGCTGGCGGCGATTGTATTTGCGTGCGCATTTGCGCTGCGGTTTCTAGACGAGCCTGGGCGCGGCGTGGTCGGTGAAACGGTGGCGACAAAACTTGCGGCTGCCGTACGAGCGTTGACGCTGATGCTGCGCACACGCGATGGCCGCATTGGCCTGCTCCTCGCGTTGTTGCCCATTGGGAGCGGCGCGTCGCAGTTCCTGTTTGGATCGCTTGGCGCCGAGTGGAATGCTGGCGCCGACACGGTTGGCTTCGTGCTCGGCGCCGGTGGCGGCGTGGCGATTGTGGCCGGCTGTTTTGCGGGCGGGTGGGTGGCAGATCGAATGGCCAAGCCCACGGCGTATGCGTGGGCCTGTGCCATATCCGCCGCGGCCGCCGCGCTGATGATGCTGTCGCCGCGCAATAGTATGGGGTTTGCTGCCGCCACGCTGTTCTATACGTTTTCGCTCGGCTTGTGTACCGCGTCGCTCACTGGGATGGTGCTCGCGCTCATTGGCGACCACGCAGCCGCCACCAAGATCAACGTGTTCTTTGCATTCAATACGCTGGGTGGATTGGCCATGATCCGCTTTGATGGCGCCGTGCACGACCGCTTCGGCACGCAGGGGATGCTCGCCGCAGAGGCGTTGGTGTCGCTTGGCTGTTTGGTGTTGTTCGTGATTTTGGCCGGGAGGATTCGCGGTGCTGATCGGGCTCATTAG
- a CDS encoding UbiX family flavin prenyltransferase: MAFTGASGAPYGVRLLQQLVASQRRVSLIMSSHGLRLLRTETDLVDVEGLRTFAGAAAWDAQVTVFDDADRGAAPASGSAKSAGMVICPCSMGTLASIAAGTSRSLVERAADVALKERRPLVLVPRETPLSAIHLENMLRLTRAGATIMPASPGFYNRPTRIEELVDFVVARVLDHLGVDNTLAIRWGGQSENA; this comes from the coding sequence ATGGCCTTCACCGGCGCGTCGGGCGCGCCGTACGGAGTGCGCCTGTTGCAGCAGTTGGTGGCGTCACAGCGCCGCGTGTCGTTGATCATGTCGTCGCACGGACTTCGCTTGTTGCGCACCGAGACCGATCTGGTGGATGTGGAGGGGCTGCGCACGTTTGCGGGCGCGGCGGCCTGGGATGCACAGGTAACGGTGTTTGACGACGCCGACCGCGGCGCGGCGCCCGCGTCTGGCTCCGCGAAGAGCGCCGGCATGGTGATTTGCCCGTGTTCTATGGGAACGCTCGCGTCGATTGCTGCCGGTACGTCGCGTTCGCTGGTGGAGCGCGCAGCGGATGTGGCGCTCAAGGAGCGCCGTCCGCTCGTGCTGGTGCCGCGCGAGACGCCGCTCAGCGCCATCCATCTCGAGAACATGCTGCGGCTGACCCGCGCCGGCGCGACGATCATGCCGGCTTCGCCCGGCTTCTACAATCGCCCCACGCGCATCGAAGAGCTGGTGGACTTCGTGGTGGCGCGCGTGCTCGATCATCTCGGCGTGGACAACACGCTGGCCATTCGGTGGGGCGGTCAGTCGGAGAACGCGTAG
- the ubiA gene encoding putative 4-hydroxybenzoate polyprenyltransferase produces the protein MTASHREGQTFDGTSRFVRYVNFVKLPHTVFALPFALVGVVLATYHTPVTLRSLGWIVLAFTAARFAAMGFNRIADRHFDAKNPRTAMRELPSGAMAVGEASALVIGAMALFVWAAWELNPLCAMLSPVALLWICFYSLTKRFTRWSHLVLGLGMGIAPAGGYLAVTGQWSDPWWLLPALALAVMTWGGGFDVMYALQDIAFDREHGLHSVPAAVGPRVAIRIARALHVCTVLLLMVAGLGAGRGWIFGLGVGTVASLLLYEHSLVSAEDQSKLDAAFFTMNGVISIAFFMFALAERVLT, from the coding sequence ATGACCGCGTCGCACCGTGAGGGGCAGACGTTTGACGGCACGTCGCGATTTGTGCGCTATGTGAACTTCGTTAAACTGCCGCATACGGTGTTTGCGCTCCCCTTTGCGCTCGTGGGTGTGGTGCTCGCGACGTATCACACGCCCGTGACGCTTCGTTCGCTCGGGTGGATTGTGCTCGCCTTTACGGCGGCGCGCTTTGCCGCGATGGGATTCAATCGTATTGCCGACCGGCACTTCGACGCCAAGAATCCGCGCACGGCCATGCGTGAGCTCCCGAGCGGTGCGATGGCGGTGGGGGAAGCATCGGCGCTCGTGATTGGCGCGATGGCGCTCTTTGTGTGGGCGGCGTGGGAGTTGAATCCACTCTGCGCGATGCTCTCGCCGGTGGCGCTACTCTGGATTTGTTTTTACAGCCTCACCAAACGGTTCACGCGTTGGTCGCATCTCGTGCTTGGGCTCGGCATGGGAATCGCGCCCGCTGGCGGATATCTCGCCGTGACGGGGCAGTGGAGCGATCCGTGGTGGTTGCTTCCGGCGCTCGCACTTGCTGTGATGACGTGGGGCGGCGGCTTTGATGTGATGTATGCGCTGCAAGACATCGCCTTTGATCGCGAGCACGGTTTGCACTCCGTGCCGGCCGCCGTTGGGCCGCGCGTGGCGATTCGTATTGCGCGCGCGCTGCACGTGTGCACCGTGCTCCTGTTGATGGTGGCGGGGCTCGGCGCCGGGCGCGGCTGGATCTTCGGTCTCGGTGTAGGCACCGTTGCGTCGCTACTGCTGTACGAACATTCATTGGTCAGCGCCGAGGATCAGTCCAAGTTGGACGCCGCGTTCTTTACGATGAACGGGGTGATTAGCATCGCGTTCTTTATGTTTGCGCTCGCCGAACGGGTGCTAACGTGA
- a CDS encoding menaquinone biosynthesis decarboxylase, with translation MTLNTLSEFIAAIDAIGELHRITEPVKVDLELCEITDRVSKMPGGGKALLFEKPVLPDGTISPIPVAINLFGSMKRMALSLGVERLDEHGDRITKLMDLKVPEGLLGKLSMLPRLLEVSKFPPRMKSGTPSCQETVWRGDDVDLRKLPIITCWPDDGGPYITLPMVISKDPKRGIRNVGMYRVQLMGKNTVAMHWQRHKVGAAHWREMAERGEKMEVCIAIGGDPASMYSASAPLPPMVDEFIFAGFLRKEPVQLAKALTCDLEVPADAEFVLEGYIDPAEALVTEGPFGDHTGYYSEADLYPLVHITAVTMRKNPVYATTIVGRPPMEDYYLGHATERIFLPLLKLTVPEIVDYHMPAEGIFHNLVFVSIKKEYPGQAYKVMNAMWGQGLMSLAKVLVIVDSWVDVQNAAEAWWVALNNIDPQRDVRFTMGPVDVLDHASRAFTYGSKMGIDGTKKFPEEGFTRNWPEVIAMDDATRQRVDALWPRLGL, from the coding sequence GTGACCCTCAATACCCTCTCTGAATTCATTGCCGCCATCGACGCGATCGGCGAGCTCCATCGCATTACGGAGCCCGTCAAGGTGGATCTTGAACTGTGCGAAATCACCGACCGCGTAAGCAAAATGCCGGGCGGAGGCAAAGCGCTGCTCTTCGAAAAGCCGGTGCTGCCTGACGGCACCATCTCACCGATTCCGGTGGCCATCAACCTGTTCGGCTCCATGAAGCGCATGGCGCTGAGCCTTGGCGTCGAGCGACTCGACGAACACGGCGACCGCATCACCAAGCTGATGGATCTCAAAGTTCCAGAGGGGCTACTCGGCAAGCTGTCGATGTTGCCGCGCCTGCTTGAAGTGTCAAAGTTTCCGCCGCGCATGAAAAGCGGCACGCCGTCGTGCCAAGAAACCGTGTGGCGCGGCGACGACGTCGATTTGCGGAAACTGCCGATCATCACCTGCTGGCCTGACGACGGTGGCCCGTACATCACGCTGCCAATGGTCATCAGCAAAGATCCCAAGCGCGGCATTCGCAATGTGGGGATGTACCGAGTGCAGCTGATGGGTAAGAACACGGTCGCCATGCACTGGCAGCGCCACAAGGTGGGCGCCGCCCATTGGCGAGAGATGGCCGAACGCGGCGAGAAAATGGAAGTGTGCATTGCCATCGGCGGCGATCCGGCCTCGATGTACTCGGCCAGCGCGCCTCTTCCACCGATGGTGGACGAGTTCATTTTTGCGGGCTTCCTGCGCAAGGAGCCGGTGCAACTCGCCAAGGCCCTCACCTGCGATCTTGAAGTGCCGGCCGACGCCGAATTTGTGCTCGAGGGCTACATCGATCCGGCTGAGGCGTTGGTGACCGAGGGGCCGTTCGGCGATCACACGGGCTACTACTCCGAAGCCGATCTGTATCCGCTGGTGCATATCACCGCGGTGACAATGCGCAAGAATCCGGTGTACGCCACCACCATCGTCGGGCGTCCGCCGATGGAGGACTACTACCTCGGCCACGCCACCGAACGAATCTTCCTGCCCTTGCTCAAGCTCACGGTCCCCGAGATCGTGGATTATCACATGCCCGCCGAGGGGATTTTTCACAACCTCGTGTTCGTGAGCATCAAAAAGGAATATCCGGGCCAGGCCTACAAGGTGATGAACGCCATGTGGGGGCAGGGATTAATGTCGCTTGCGAAGGTGCTCGTGATTGTCGATAGCTGGGTGGACGTGCAGAACGCGGCGGAAGCGTGGTGGGTCGCGCTCAATAACATTGACCCGCAACGCGACGTGCGCTTTACGATGGGGCCGGTGGATGTGCTCGATCACGCCAGCCGTGCCTTCACGTACGGCAGCAAGATGGGAATCGACGGCACTAAGAAATTTCCGGAAGAGGGATTCACCCGCAACTGGCCCGAGGTGATCGCGATGGACGACGCCACTCGGCAGCGCGTGGATGCACTCTGGCCGAGGCTCGGGCTATGA
- a CDS encoding class I SAM-dependent methyltransferase, which produces MTATDTEALEARAAAAGAPGKRSYVQRMFSDIAPRYDLLNHLLSMGIDRSWRRLAIARLGWERAPEGHYLDLCAGTLDVGTALSRHSGFRGHIVGADFAEPMLRAGVGKAPRTTLAPVVADALALPLASGTMAGAIVAFGIRNVASLESALAEVHRVLAPGARFVILEFSTPRVALLRTAYLFYFHKVLPLIGGLISGHRTAYQYLPQSVANFPETTILADRMRAAGFADVAFTTLTFGIAAIHVGEKGKTQS; this is translated from the coding sequence ATGACAGCCACCGATACTGAAGCGCTCGAGGCACGGGCGGCCGCTGCCGGCGCCCCCGGCAAGCGTTCGTACGTGCAACGGATGTTCTCCGACATTGCCCCGCGATACGATCTCCTCAATCACCTCTTGAGCATGGGTATCGACCGGTCGTGGCGTCGGTTGGCGATCGCGCGCCTAGGATGGGAACGTGCGCCCGAGGGCCACTATCTCGACCTCTGCGCCGGGACGCTCGACGTCGGCACGGCGCTGAGTCGCCACTCCGGATTCCGCGGGCATATTGTGGGCGCGGATTTCGCGGAGCCGATGCTGCGCGCGGGCGTGGGCAAGGCGCCGCGTACCACACTCGCCCCGGTTGTTGCCGACGCGTTAGCGCTCCCGTTGGCGAGTGGCACAATGGCCGGGGCGATCGTCGCATTCGGCATTCGCAATGTGGCGAGTCTCGAGAGCGCGCTCGCCGAGGTGCACCGTGTGCTGGCGCCGGGTGCGCGATTCGTGATTCTCGAGTTCTCCACGCCGCGTGTTGCGCTGCTGCGCACGGCCTACTTGTTCTATTTTCATAAGGTGTTGCCGCTCATCGGCGGCCTCATTAGCGGTCATCGCACCGCGTACCAATACCTGCCGCAATCGGTCGCCAATTTTCCCGAAACCACCATCCTCGCGGATCGCATGCGCGCGGCGGGGTTTGCGGACGTCGCGTTTACGACGCTGACGTTTGGGATTGCGGCGATTCACGTCGGCGAAAAAGGCAAGACGCAATCGTGA
- a CDS encoding sigma-70 family RNA polymerase sigma factor, translating into MPPKLDLLNLPDADVVALAQRGREDAYRELVRRYERPVFSLVFRMVRDTATAEDLAQDAFIKVLGNLDKYRSEFKFSSWLFKIANNVAIDHLRRRQLDTISMDGSPHAQTAADMEATSFDVGSEDESPLEALESKELGSSIERAIAALRPEYRSCIMLRHVEGRSYEEIAATLDLPLGTVKTYIHRARHQLREALDHLRE; encoded by the coding sequence GTGCCCCCCAAACTCGATCTCCTCAACCTTCCCGACGCGGACGTCGTCGCCCTCGCCCAGCGCGGGCGCGAGGACGCCTATCGCGAACTGGTGCGCCGCTATGAGCGCCCCGTGTTCTCGCTGGTGTTCCGTATGGTGCGCGACACTGCCACCGCCGAGGATCTGGCGCAGGACGCGTTTATCAAGGTGCTCGGCAACCTCGACAAGTACCGGTCCGAGTTCAAGTTCTCGAGCTGGCTGTTCAAAATCGCGAATAACGTCGCCATCGATCACCTGCGACGCCGGCAGCTCGACACCATCTCGATGGACGGCTCCCCGCACGCCCAGACGGCGGCCGATATGGAGGCCACGTCCTTTGATGTGGGCTCCGAGGACGAGTCCCCACTCGAGGCGCTGGAGTCCAAGGAGCTGGGGTCGTCTATTGAGCGCGCGATTGCCGCCCTGCGCCCGGAATACCGCTCCTGCATCATGCTCCGCCACGTGGAAGGGCGGAGCTATGAGGAAATCGCGGCGACGCTCGACCTGCCGCTGGGCACGGTGAAGACCTACATCCACCGCGCCCGTCACCAGCTCCGCGAGGCGCTGGACCACCTCAGAGAATGA